DNA from Dama dama isolate Ldn47 chromosome 5, ASM3311817v1, whole genome shotgun sequence:
CCCCACACTGGGGGAGCGGAGGGGGAATATTCTAGGTGGTACTGGGGTATCTGGAAGTGGGCTGAACTGAAAAGTGCTTTCCGTAAATTCTCCTCTGCTGGATTTTTTTATTCCTAGATCTAATTCCAGACTGTGATGTGAATtctccctgggtctcccaccctcGACAAGTTCCCCCGGCCCCAGCTCTTGAGCCAGCACCCCCACCGCCCCTGCGGGTTCACGTTTCAGGGCTTGTGGGGTGCCCCACAAAACTCCACTCCATCTCGCAGACCCCAGGGCGCCCTCTAGCGGACGCGGGGCGCGGGGTGGGGCCACCGCTCGCCCTCGGGCCCGCCCGGCTGCTTAAGAGCACCTGGCAGGTTTGGAGACTCAGAAGGGCCACAGCGGTTGTTGCTTGCGTTTGTGTCTTTGGAGAGGTGGGAGGTGGTACCCGTGTCGGCAGAGAACCTAGCAGGGGGCTGATGGACTGAGACCGGACAGCTGCCACGCAGGCTGCGTTCTTTCCACGCTTAGGACTCCCGGCTTCACCTCGGGAACAGGCCCACGGGTGACGCTCGCGCTTTCTCCCGCCCCCAGGCTTCCAGGTCCGGTCCTAGTTTCGAGGCCCGGctttgggagtgggggtggggggggggtgtcccCAGTTCCCCAGAGGCGGGCACGGGCCTCCTGGGGCCGCGATCGGAACCCCGGACGGGCGCGGGTTGGGGGGGGTCTCCCCGCGAGGTCCGAGAAAAGGGGAGAGGGGGAAGCCAGGAGCCTCTCCCGCTCGGCCTCCTGGAACTGCCCGCGCTCCGGGAGCGGCGCCCCCGCCTCTGCCAGAAACTGGCCTTCTTAGAAGGGAGGGGGAAAGTGTGAATGAGAAGTTGGGGGCGGAGCGCGCGCGGGGGAGGGGCCGCTGCCAGGAACGCGCCGCCGGGGCTGGCGCCGCGCCCGCCGGGCCGCCCGGGCCGCCTCGCGTCGCGCTTTGTCTCTGCGCGCGTCTCTGCGGGTCCCCGGCCCCGCTCGCGGCCCGCCCTCGGCCGCCCGCGGCCCCTCCCTCCGCTCGGCGCGCAGCCTTTCATTGCTGCGAGTAGTGACTAAACATTACAAGAAGGCCGGCCGAGCAGTTCCAGGAATCGGGGGGGCGGGGCGCCGGGGCCGCGTATATACCCGCGAGCGCGGCCTCCGCGGCGGCTTCGACTCACACTCCCCGCGCCGCTGCCGCCTCCGCCTCCGCCACCGCCGCCACTCCGGCCCCGCACGCAGCCCGCCCAGCCCAGCTCCGGTCGCGGCCCCTCGCCtcgcgcccccccaccccctaccgCCCGGCCGGCCCGGGGGCGCGCTGGGGGCAGGGCGGGCGCCCCGGCGAAGCCCGAGGGACGCGCGCGCGAGGCCCCTTTGTGGACTTCGCGGCTGCCAACATCTGGACGCAAGGCGGGCCACCCACCGCTGGCCGCCGTGCCTTGGGGACCGTAGGAGGCGCAGCCCCGAAGCCAGAGACTTCGGTTTGGGACCAGGTAGGAAGGAGGGGCGCGGCGTGGAGCGAGGGGGGTTGGGGGGTTTCGCTAGTCCTGGGAGCTTTTCCCGgtttcccctccccttcccgGGTCATTCCCGGCAGGGAGGGGACTAGATAGGGGGCAGAGCGGATGGAAGCCGGAGATCCCAGGTTCCCGGAATACCCAGGCTGGGGCCCTCCGGCTTCTCGGGTCCCCTCCCTACccctccacccccctccccaagccTTAGATTTCTTTCTCCGTCCTTGCCCCCACGGGGCCACCGGACTGAGAGGTGCCCAGAGCGTCCCGGGGGCCCTTCTCCCGCTCCCCACCCCGGCCACGCTCCTGGAGACCCAACTTCCGCGCCCGAGTTTCCCACTCGGCGCCTTCCCAGTGCGCGCTGGGGAAAGGGTTGCCTGGAGGCGGGGGCTGGGCGGGCTCCGTGGGGCGTCTGGGTCGGACGGGGGCCCAGGCGAGCGCCTCCGGGGCAGCTGGTGTCCCGGCCGCTCGGCAGGCAGGGGAGCCGGGGCGGGTCAGGCGCGCTGGAGGGTTCCGGGCACTCATGCGGCGCGCTCCTTCTTCCCCGCAGCCCCCCGGGATGCGGTAGCGGCCGCTGTGCGGAGGCCGCCGAGCAgctgcagccgccgccgccgcgcagaTCCACGCTGGCTCCGTGCGCCATGGTCACCCACAGCAAGTTTCCCGCCGCCGGGATGAGCCGCCCCCTGGACACCAGCCTGCGCCTCAAGACCTTCAGCTCCAAGAGCGAGTACCAGCTGGTGGTGAACGCAGTGCGCAAACTGCAGGAGAGTGGCTTTTACTGGAGCACCGTGACGGGCGGCGAAGCGAACTTGCTGCTGAGCGCCGAGCCCGCGGGCACCTTCCTCATCCGCGACAGCTCGGACCAGCGCCACTTCTTCACCCTCAGCGTCAAGACCCAGTCGGGGACCAAGAACCTGCGCATCCAGTGCGAGGGGGGCAGCTTCTCTCTGCAGAGCGACCCCCGGAGCACGCAGCCCGTGCCCCGCTTCGACTGCGTGCTCAAACTGGTGCATCACTACATGCCCGCCGCCGGCGCCCCCTCGTTCTCCTCGCCCCCCGCTGAACCCTCCTCCTCGCCCTCCTCGCCCTCCTCGGAGGTGCCTGAGCAGCCAccggcccagcccctccccgggaCCCCCCCCAGGAGAGCCTATTACATCTACTCGGGGGGCGAGAAGATCCCTCTGGTGTTGAGCCGTCCCCTCTCCTCCAACGTGGCCACTCTCCAACATCTCTGTCGGAAGACCGTCAATGGCCACCTGGACTCCTACGAGAAAGTCACCCAGCTGCCTGGGCCCATTCGGGAGTTCCTGGACCAGTACGATGCCCCGCTTTAGGGAGCAGAGGGGGCAGGGGTAGGGCGAGGGGGCCTGGGTCCCCTCTCCTCCATGGCACAAGCACAAGAATCCAGCCGTGAGAGTCCTGCAGCTCCCAGGGGAGCCAGGGGGCGGGGAGCCCCCTCCCGCCGGACCTCCCCCCACAGAACAGGGCGGGCGGCACCTGGAATGTGTTTGAGGGGAGGCGGAGAGCCACCGGAGTGCACCTCCCCGCCTCCAGCGTCTCCGGAGGAGCCAGCTGGCCCAGGGGGACCACAGCAAGGACCGCAGTGGATTCTCTGTCCTCTCCCGCCTCCTCCACCCCGCTGCGCTTCCAAACGGGGGACACCGCGGGGCGTGTTGAACTGTGAGAACTGCCGGGGAATCTTCGAACTTTCCAACGGAACTTGTTTGTTCTTTGATTTGGTTTAAAACAGAGCTTTAAACCTCAGCGGGTTGAGAGCCTGGAAA
Protein-coding regions in this window:
- the SOCS3 gene encoding suppressor of cytokine signaling 3 is translated as MVTHSKFPAAGMSRPLDTSLRLKTFSSKSEYQLVVNAVRKLQESGFYWSTVTGGEANLLLSAEPAGTFLIRDSSDQRHFFTLSVKTQSGTKNLRIQCEGGSFSLQSDPRSTQPVPRFDCVLKLVHHYMPAAGAPSFSSPPAEPSSSPSSPSSEVPEQPPAQPLPGTPPRRAYYIYSGGEKIPLVLSRPLSSNVATLQHLCRKTVNGHLDSYEKVTQLPGPIREFLDQYDAPL